A window of Sphingobacterium kitahiroshimense genomic DNA:
CCTTTAAGAGTAGTACACTAAAGTTACCCGAGTTTCCAAAAATGTGAAAAACCTCAGTATCACCCTTGATGAAAATGAACATACTACAAAAAAATTAGCACGAACAGTTTAAAGATAGAGCCATGGATAATAGAAAGAAGATTTTAATATTTGAAGATGATGTTTCCATTTTAGAAATTGTGACCATTATTTTAGAAGATGCGGGATATCATATTGCCATATCTGAGACATCTCACGATATTATTGAGAAGGTTGCTGAACTGACACCCGATTTGATTTTGATGGACAATTGGATTCCGGATATTGGAGGGAAAGAAGCAACAAAACTATTGAAACAACATCCTTTATTTCAACATATACCCG
This region includes:
- a CDS encoding response regulator, translated to MDNRKKILIFEDDVSILEIVTIILEDAGYHIAISETSHDIIEKVAELTPDLILMDNWIPDIGGKEATKLLKQHPLFQHIPVIYVTANSDIASLAADAGADDYLAKPFDLEDLENIVAKYLE